A stretch of Microtus pennsylvanicus isolate mMicPen1 chromosome 5, mMicPen1.hap1, whole genome shotgun sequence DNA encodes these proteins:
- the Zbtb10 gene encoding zinc finger and BTB domain-containing protein 10 isoform X1 — MSFSEMNRRTLAFRGGGLITGGGGGPTNNNAGGEASAWPPQPQPRQPAPQQPNGPGADEEMDSEGLEPQDSEASAGAAAAEDAKELLLPQDAGGPASLGGGAGGPLLAERNRRTLAFRGGGAGGLGNNGSSRGRPETSAWPLRHFNGRGPAAVELELDALEGKELMQDGASLSDSTEDEEEGASPGDGSGAEGGSCSSSRRSGGDGGDDAEGSGVGAGDGEAVQHFPLARPKSLLQKLQCSFQTSWLKDFPWLRYSRDTGLMFCGWCHKPPEDGGGADLSPVGHDELSRGTRNYKKTLLLRHHVSTEHKLHEANAQESEIPSEEGYCDFNSRPNENSYCYQLLRQLDEQRKKDILCDVSIVVSGKIFKAHKNILVAGSRFFKTLYCVSNKESPNQNNTTHLDIAAVQGFSVILDFLYSGNLVLTSQNAIEVMTVASYLQMSEVVQTCRNFIKDALNISIKSEAPESVVVDYNNRKPVNRDGLTSSRDQKIASFWATRNLTSLASSIKIENDACNVDEGQIENYQMNDSNWVQDASPELAENESQVKTKVFIWNNVSSQETGKARRKNQTTKRFVYNIPPNNETNVEDCSVMQPPVAYPEENNSLLIKEEPDLDGALLSGSDGDRTVNSNLLAEACSGQDAGDAGASHDFKYGVMPSTSNDFKYGLLPSTSNDFKYGLLPGASNDFKYGLLPESWPKQETWENGKYYQQIQNGDSSLIMNKLKCPHCTYVAKYRRTLKRHLLIHTGVRSFSCDICGKLFTRREHVKRHSLVHKKDKKYKCMVCKKIFMLAASVGIRHGSRRYGVCMDCADKSQPGGQEGVDQGQDAEFPRDEEYEENEGGEPDEELAENGEDQNDASRWDESGDVCMSLDA, encoded by the exons ATGTCGTTCAGTGAGATGAACCGCAGGACGCTGGCGTTCCGAGGAGGCGGGTTGATcaccggcggcggcggcggccccaCGAACAATAACGCCGGCGGGGAGGCCTCAGCTTGGCCTCCGCAGCCGCAGCCGCGACAGCCCGCGCCGCAGCAGCCCAATGGGCCCGGGGCCGACGAGGAAATGGACTCGGAGGGCCTGGAGCCCCAGGACTCGGAGGCCTCCGCCGGGGCGGCCGCCGCCGAGGACGCCAAGGAGTTGCTGCTCCCTCAGGACGCGGGCGGCCCCGCCTCGCTGGGCGGCGGCGCGGGGGGCCCCCTGCTAGCGGAAAGGAACCGTCGGACTCTGGCCTTCCGCGGGGGAGGCGCCGGGGGTCTCGGCAACAATGGCAGCAGCCGCGGCCGCCCGGAGACCTCGGCGTGGCCCCTCAGGCATTTCAATGGGCGCGGGCCGGCGGCcgtggagctggagctggacgCGCTGGAGGGGAAGGAGTTGATGCAGGACGGCGCGTCCCTGAGCGACAGCAccgaggacgaggaggaggggGCGAGCCCGGGCGACGGCAGTGGGGCGGAAGgcggcagctgcagcagcagcaggcggtcgggaggcgatggcggggacgACGCGGAGGGCAGCGGTGTGGGAGCTGGCGACGGAGAGGCTGTCCAGCACTTCCCGCTCGCGAGGCCCAAGTCCCTCCTGCAGAAGCTCCAGTGCTCCTTCCAGACCTCTTGGCTCAAGGACTTCCCGTGGCTGCGCTACTCCAGGGATACCGGCCTCATGTTCTGCGGCTGGTGCCACAAGCCCCCCGAGGATGGCGGCGGCGCGGACCTGTCCCCGGTGGGGCACGACGAGCTTTCGCGAGGGACCCGCAACTACAAGAAGACCCTGCTCCTCAGGCACCACGTCTCCACCGAGCACAAACTCCACGAAGCCAACGCCCAG GAGTCAGAAATACCGTCAGAGGAGGGGTACTGTGACTTTAATAGTAGGCCAAATGAGAACTCTTATTGCTATCAACTTCTTCGTCAACTAgatgagcagagaaagaaagatattctTTGTGATGTCAGCATTGTGGTGAGCGGGAAAATCTTTAAAGCTCATAAGAACATCCTGGTTGCAGGCAGCCGTTTCTTTAAGACTTTATATTGTGTTTCAAACAAAGAAAGCCCTAACCAAAACAATACTACCCACTTAGATATTGCTGCAGTTCAAGGTTTTTCAGTCATCTTGGACTTCCTGTATTCTGGGAACCTGGTGCTCACAAGCCAAAATGCCATTGAAGTGATGACAGTGGCCAGCTACCTTCAAATGAGCGAAGTTGTCCAAACTTGCCGAAATTTCATTAAAGATGCCTTAAATATAAGCATTAAGTCAGAAGCTCCAGAGTCTGTGGTTGTGGACTATAATAATAGGAAACCAGTTAATAGAGATGGCCTGACTTCATCAAGGGATCAAAAAATCGCCAGCTTCTGGGCGACACGGAATCTTACCAGTTTGGCAAGTagtataaaaattgaaaatgatgCTTGTAATGTCGACGAGGGCCAAATAGAAAACTACCAGATGAATGACAGTAACTGGGTCCAGGATGCTTCTCCTGAATTGGCTGAAAATGAATCTCAAGTTAAAACAAAAGTGTTTATTTGGAATAATGTAAGCTCTCAAGAGACTGGCAAAGCAAGGAGGAAAAACCAAACTACCAAGAGATTTGTTTATAATATACCACCTAATAATGAAACAAATGTAGAAGATTGCTCAGTGATGCAGCCACCTGTTGCCTATCCAGAAGAAAATAACTCCCTACTCATCAAGGAAGAACCAG ATTTGGACGGTGCACTACTCTCAGGGTCTGATGGCGATAGGACCGTGAATTCAAATTTATTGGCAGAAGCCTGCAGTGGTCAAGATGCAGGTGATGCTG GAGCATCCCATGACTTCAAGTATGGTGTGATGCCTAGCACTTCAAATGATTTCAAGTATGGATTGCTACCAAGTACTTCAAATGATTTCAAATATGGATTGTTACCAGGTGCTTCAAATGATTTCAAGTATGGATTATTGCCAGAGTCTTGGCCCAAACAAGAAACGTGGGAAAATGGCAAGTATtatcaacaaatacaaaatg gTGACTCATCTCTAATCATGAACAAGTTAAAATGTCCTCACTGTACCTATGTAGCCAAATACAGACGAACACTAAAAAGACACTTGCTCATTCATACTGGAGTGAGATCGTTTAGCTGTGACATTTGTGGGAAGCTGTTTACTAGAAGAGAACATGTAAAAAGACATTCCCTG gTGCATAAAAAGGATAAGAAATACAAATGCATGGTGTGTAAGAAGATCTTCATGTTAGCAGCCAGTGTTGGAATAAGACATGGATCTCGACGCTATGGAGTCTGTATGGACTGTGCAGATAAGTCACAGCCAGGAGGGCAAGAAGGTGT
- the Zbtb10 gene encoding zinc finger and BTB domain-containing protein 10 isoform X2, producing the protein MSFSEMNRRTLAFRGGGLITGGGGGPTNNNAGGEASAWPPQPQPRQPAPQQPNGPGADEEMDSEGLEPQDSEASAGAAAAEDAKELLLPQDAGGPASLGGGAGGPLLAERNRRTLAFRGGGAGGLGNNGSSRGRPETSAWPLRHFNGRGPAAVELELDALEGKELMQDGASLSDSTEDEEEGASPGDGSGAEGGSCSSSRRSGGDGGDDAEGSGVGAGDGEAVQHFPLARPKSLLQKLQCSFQTSWLKDFPWLRYSRDTGLMFCGWCHKPPEDGGGADLSPVGHDELSRGTRNYKKTLLLRHHVSTEHKLHEANAQESEIPSEEGYCDFNSRPNENSYCYQLLRQLDEQRKKDILCDVSIVVSGKIFKAHKNILVAGSRFFKTLYCVSNKESPNQNNTTHLDIAAVQGFSVILDFLYSGNLVLTSQNAIEVMTVASYLQMSEVVQTCRNFIKDALNISIKSEAPESVVVDYNNRKPVNRDGLTSSRDQKIASFWATRNLTSLASSIKIENDACNVDEGQIENYQMNDSNWVQDASPELAENESQVKTKVFIWNNVSSQETGKARRKNQTTKRFVYNIPPNNETNVEDCSVMQPPVAYPEENNSLLIKEEPDLDGALLSGSDGDRTVNSNLLAEACSGQDAGDAGASHDFKYGVMPSTSNDFKYGLLPSTSNDFKYGLLPGASNDFKYGLLPESWPKQETWENGDSSLIMNKLKCPHCTYVAKYRRTLKRHLLIHTGVRSFSCDICGKLFTRREHVKRHSLVHKKDKKYKCMVCKKIFMLAASVGIRHGSRRYGVCMDCADKSQPGGQEGVDQGQDAEFPRDEEYEENEGGEPDEELAENGEDQNDASRWDESGDVCMSLDA; encoded by the exons ATGTCGTTCAGTGAGATGAACCGCAGGACGCTGGCGTTCCGAGGAGGCGGGTTGATcaccggcggcggcggcggccccaCGAACAATAACGCCGGCGGGGAGGCCTCAGCTTGGCCTCCGCAGCCGCAGCCGCGACAGCCCGCGCCGCAGCAGCCCAATGGGCCCGGGGCCGACGAGGAAATGGACTCGGAGGGCCTGGAGCCCCAGGACTCGGAGGCCTCCGCCGGGGCGGCCGCCGCCGAGGACGCCAAGGAGTTGCTGCTCCCTCAGGACGCGGGCGGCCCCGCCTCGCTGGGCGGCGGCGCGGGGGGCCCCCTGCTAGCGGAAAGGAACCGTCGGACTCTGGCCTTCCGCGGGGGAGGCGCCGGGGGTCTCGGCAACAATGGCAGCAGCCGCGGCCGCCCGGAGACCTCGGCGTGGCCCCTCAGGCATTTCAATGGGCGCGGGCCGGCGGCcgtggagctggagctggacgCGCTGGAGGGGAAGGAGTTGATGCAGGACGGCGCGTCCCTGAGCGACAGCAccgaggacgaggaggaggggGCGAGCCCGGGCGACGGCAGTGGGGCGGAAGgcggcagctgcagcagcagcaggcggtcgggaggcgatggcggggacgACGCGGAGGGCAGCGGTGTGGGAGCTGGCGACGGAGAGGCTGTCCAGCACTTCCCGCTCGCGAGGCCCAAGTCCCTCCTGCAGAAGCTCCAGTGCTCCTTCCAGACCTCTTGGCTCAAGGACTTCCCGTGGCTGCGCTACTCCAGGGATACCGGCCTCATGTTCTGCGGCTGGTGCCACAAGCCCCCCGAGGATGGCGGCGGCGCGGACCTGTCCCCGGTGGGGCACGACGAGCTTTCGCGAGGGACCCGCAACTACAAGAAGACCCTGCTCCTCAGGCACCACGTCTCCACCGAGCACAAACTCCACGAAGCCAACGCCCAG GAGTCAGAAATACCGTCAGAGGAGGGGTACTGTGACTTTAATAGTAGGCCAAATGAGAACTCTTATTGCTATCAACTTCTTCGTCAACTAgatgagcagagaaagaaagatattctTTGTGATGTCAGCATTGTGGTGAGCGGGAAAATCTTTAAAGCTCATAAGAACATCCTGGTTGCAGGCAGCCGTTTCTTTAAGACTTTATATTGTGTTTCAAACAAAGAAAGCCCTAACCAAAACAATACTACCCACTTAGATATTGCTGCAGTTCAAGGTTTTTCAGTCATCTTGGACTTCCTGTATTCTGGGAACCTGGTGCTCACAAGCCAAAATGCCATTGAAGTGATGACAGTGGCCAGCTACCTTCAAATGAGCGAAGTTGTCCAAACTTGCCGAAATTTCATTAAAGATGCCTTAAATATAAGCATTAAGTCAGAAGCTCCAGAGTCTGTGGTTGTGGACTATAATAATAGGAAACCAGTTAATAGAGATGGCCTGACTTCATCAAGGGATCAAAAAATCGCCAGCTTCTGGGCGACACGGAATCTTACCAGTTTGGCAAGTagtataaaaattgaaaatgatgCTTGTAATGTCGACGAGGGCCAAATAGAAAACTACCAGATGAATGACAGTAACTGGGTCCAGGATGCTTCTCCTGAATTGGCTGAAAATGAATCTCAAGTTAAAACAAAAGTGTTTATTTGGAATAATGTAAGCTCTCAAGAGACTGGCAAAGCAAGGAGGAAAAACCAAACTACCAAGAGATTTGTTTATAATATACCACCTAATAATGAAACAAATGTAGAAGATTGCTCAGTGATGCAGCCACCTGTTGCCTATCCAGAAGAAAATAACTCCCTACTCATCAAGGAAGAACCAG ATTTGGACGGTGCACTACTCTCAGGGTCTGATGGCGATAGGACCGTGAATTCAAATTTATTGGCAGAAGCCTGCAGTGGTCAAGATGCAGGTGATGCTG GAGCATCCCATGACTTCAAGTATGGTGTGATGCCTAGCACTTCAAATGATTTCAAGTATGGATTGCTACCAAGTACTTCAAATGATTTCAAATATGGATTGTTACCAGGTGCTTCAAATGATTTCAAGTATGGATTATTGCCAGAGTCTTGGCCCAAACAAGAAACGTGGGAAAATG gTGACTCATCTCTAATCATGAACAAGTTAAAATGTCCTCACTGTACCTATGTAGCCAAATACAGACGAACACTAAAAAGACACTTGCTCATTCATACTGGAGTGAGATCGTTTAGCTGTGACATTTGTGGGAAGCTGTTTACTAGAAGAGAACATGTAAAAAGACATTCCCTG gTGCATAAAAAGGATAAGAAATACAAATGCATGGTGTGTAAGAAGATCTTCATGTTAGCAGCCAGTGTTGGAATAAGACATGGATCTCGACGCTATGGAGTCTGTATGGACTGTGCAGATAAGTCACAGCCAGGAGGGCAAGAAGGTGT